Below is a genomic region from Fundidesulfovibrio magnetotacticus.
GGCGCGGTGTACTATCTCTACGCCCTCATGTTCGTGGCCTTCGCGGTGGACGTGCTGTTCCTCTTCCCCGTGGCCCTGGTCTACAACAAACCCGGACTCGTGGGCGATCTGCAGGCCTTCGTCGAAATGTTCCTCTTCGTGGGCATCCTCTCGCTGGTCATCGTCTACGCATGGAAAAAGGGAGTGTTCCGGTGGCAACGCAAGACGTTCTCCAATCGGTAGTCCAATTCTCCCGGCTCGACCGGCTGCTGGACCTCTGCCGGGCCAACTCGCTGTGGCCCATGACCTTCGGCCTGGCCTGCTGCGCCATCGAGATGATGGCCACGGGGGCCTCCCGGTTCGACCTGGCGCGCTTCGGGGCCGAGGTCTTCCGGCCCTCGCCGCGCCAGAGCGACGTGATGATCGTCTCGGGCACCATCAACCGCAAGATGGCCCCCGCCGTGCAGACCCTCTACGACCAGATGCCCGAGCCCAAGTGGGTGATCGCCATGGGCAACTGCGCCATCTCCGGCGGCCCCTTCGTGTTCAAGGGCCAGTACGCCGTGGTGGAGGGGGCCTCCAAGCTCTTCCCCGTGGACGTGGTGATCCCCGGCTGCCCGCCCCGGCCCGAGGCCCTCATCGAGGGCATCCTCAAGCTGGAGGAGAAGCTCACCGGCACGCGCCGCTGGCCCCGCGTCACCCCCGAATCGGCCTGGAAGACCGCCGCCCCCCAGGCCCCCGAGCAGGAGAGCGCCTGACATGGACACCGCCCAGCTCGAACAACGCCTCGCCGCGCTGCCCGGCGCGAAACTCACGGTGAAGGACCACGCCCGACAGGGAGTCCATCTGGAGGCGGCCCTGGCCCCGGAAACCCTGGTGGAGGCCGTGGAGATCATGGACTGCGCGGGCTACTTCCTGGAGACCGTCACCGGCATCGACTGGCTGGGCGAGCAGGAGGCCCTGCGCAAGGAGGTCCTGGCCGCGCGCGAGGCCAAGGCCAAGGCGAAGGCCAAGGCCGCCGCCGAGAAGGCGAAAGCGGCCAAGGAGGCCCACGACGCCGCCGTGGAGGCCGCTCTGGCCGCCGGAGAGACGCCCCCGCCCGCGCCCGAGCCGGAACCCGAGCCCCAGGCGGCCCCCGAACCGGAGATCCCCGTGCTGGAGGACTCCATGGAGGCCGTCTACGACTTCAACCGCTACCCGACAAAGGGCGACGGCTGCCGCCAGGGCCTGCACCGCGTGGCCCTGCGCGTGCGCGTGCCCCGCTCGCACCCGGAAGTGCCCACCATCCAGCACCTCTACCCCGTGGCCCACTGGCATGAGCGCGAAACACACGATTTCTTCGGCATCCGCTTCGCCGGACACGGCTACCTGATCCCCCTGCTCCTGCCCGAGGACGCCGACTACCACCCGCTTCGCAAGGATTACGGCGCATGAACCAACTTGCCCAGAGCCCCGGCGACGAGCGCTTCGTCCTGAACCTGGGGCCGCAGCACCCCGCCACCCACGGCGTGCTGCGCGTGAAGCTCGTCATGGACGGGGAGTACATCGTCGAGGCAGAGCCCGTGCTGGGCTACATCCACCGCATGCACGAGAAGATGGGCGAAAACCGCACCTGGGCCCAGTTTCTCCCCAACACCGGGCGCATGGACTACCTGCACGCCCTGGCCTACAACCTGAACCACTGCTGCCTGGTGGAACGCGCCCTGGGCATCGAAGTCCCCGAGCGCGCCGAATACCTCCGGGTGATCATGACGGAGTTGAACCGCATTTCCAGCCACCTGCTCTGGTTCGGGGCCTTCGTGCTGGACCTGGGCGGCTTCTCCCCCCTGCTCTACGCCTTCGACGACCGCGAGCAGATCCTCGACCTCCTGGAAACCGCCACGGGCTCGCGCCTCACCTACTGCTATTTCCGCTTCGGCGGCCTCTACAACGACGTGGACGAGAACTTCGTGCCCGGCGCGCGCGCCTTCGTGGCGCGCATGCGCGAACGCATGCCCATGTACCACGCCCTGGTCACCAAGAACATCATCCTGGTGAAGCGGCTGAAGGACATCGGCTTCGTGGACGCCGAGATGTGCCGCAAGTACGGGGCCACCGGCCCCGTGGCCCGGGGCGCGGGGCTGGCCTACGACGTGCGCCGCCACGAGCCCTACTCCGTTTACGACCGCTTCGATTTCGACGTGCCCGTCTACCACGAGGCCGACTCCATGGCCCGCTACATGGTGCGCATGGACGAGATCATCGAAAGCCTGCGCATCATCGAACAGGCGCTGGACGGCCTCCCGGAAGGCCCGGTGATGGCCCCCAAGGTCCCCAAGTCGGTGAAGCCGCCCAAGGGCGACTACGTGCACGCCGTGGAGACCGCCCGGGGGCTGCTCTCCTTCCGCGCCGTGAGCGACGGCTCCGGCACGCCCTG
It encodes:
- a CDS encoding NADH-quinone oxidoreductase subunit A yields the protein MTQQETLDLLYIAAFFLGGVGFALGPFVVAHLLAPRSTRNTVGRTLQLVECGIPPIGDAWIRFGAVYYLYALMFVAFAVDVLFLFPVALVYNKPGLVGDLQAFVEMFLFVGILSLVIVYAWKKGVFRWQRKTFSNR
- a CDS encoding NADH-quinone oxidoreductase subunit B; translated protein: MATQDVLQSVVQFSRLDRLLDLCRANSLWPMTFGLACCAIEMMATGASRFDLARFGAEVFRPSPRQSDVMIVSGTINRKMAPAVQTLYDQMPEPKWVIAMGNCAISGGPFVFKGQYAVVEGASKLFPVDVVIPGCPPRPEALIEGILKLEEKLTGTRRWPRVTPESAWKTAAPQAPEQESA
- a CDS encoding NADH-quinone oxidoreductase subunit C, producing MDTAQLEQRLAALPGAKLTVKDHARQGVHLEAALAPETLVEAVEIMDCAGYFLETVTGIDWLGEQEALRKEVLAAREAKAKAKAKAAAEKAKAAKEAHDAAVEAALAAGETPPPAPEPEPEPQAAPEPEIPVLEDSMEAVYDFNRYPTKGDGCRQGLHRVALRVRVPRSHPEVPTIQHLYPVAHWHERETHDFFGIRFAGHGYLIPLLLPEDADYHPLRKDYGA
- a CDS encoding NADH-quinone oxidoreductase subunit D; the encoded protein is MNQLAQSPGDERFVLNLGPQHPATHGVLRVKLVMDGEYIVEAEPVLGYIHRMHEKMGENRTWAQFLPNTGRMDYLHALAYNLNHCCLVERALGIEVPERAEYLRVIMTELNRISSHLLWFGAFVLDLGGFSPLLYAFDDREQILDLLETATGSRLTYCYFRFGGLYNDVDENFVPGARAFVARMRERMPMYHALVTKNIILVKRLKDIGFVDAEMCRKYGATGPVARGAGLAYDVRRHEPYSVYDRFDFDVPVYHEADSMARYMVRMDEIIESLRIIEQALDGLPEGPVMAPKVPKSVKPPKGDYVHAVETARGLLSFRAVSDGSGTPWRLKLRTPCFSNLLVFGEACRGMLLPDALALMGSLDLVIPDIDR